AATCGCACCGCATCTGGCTGCCTTCGCGCTCATTGCCAGTTGTTTTGCCATAGAGCGCAAAGCAGATGGCATCAAGAATGCTGGTCTTGCCTGCGCCCGTTGGCCCATTGATCAGAAACAGTGGGTTATCACCCAAACCTGAAAAATCAATGTGCTGAGTATCGGCAAATGGCCCAAAAGCACTCATCTCCAGCGTCAGCGGCTTCATTGCAACTCCCCTTTATGTAGTTCATCAATCAGGGAAGTCATCATCTGCTGTTGTGCTTCAGTCATTGGCGCACCAGCAACCTGGCCGAAGAAATCGCTGAACATCTCCAATTCGCCTTTTTTAATTCGCTCTCGCCCGCTTTCTTCACCTTGTTGCCGGGACATCAACCCCGTGCGCTCAAGATGTAGCACATTCGGATAGCGGCTACGCAGTCGTCCCATCGGATCAAGCAGAGCCTGAGTGTCACTTAAACGTACCATCAGATAATCTTCAGGGGTGGGATCGGATTTTGCTGCCAGCAGCAGGTCTTCCAGAAAGCCCTCGATGACCCTGACGTCTTTTCGCGGTGTGATTGGCAGCTGCTGGATAATAGGTGGGCGCCCCGCTTCCAACTCTACGAGAGTCACTGATTTTTTCTGTTTGGCTTCGCTAAATGAATATTTCAGGGGCGAACCAGAATAGCGGATATGCGCTTCGCCGCGATACTGAGGGCCATGCAGATGCCCTAAGGCGACATAATCAAACGGTTGAAATAGCGTGGGATCAATTCTGTCAGCGCCACCAATGCTTAGCGGCCGTTCAGACTCTGATTCACTGCCACCATCCAGAAAACAGTGCGCAACTACAACTTTCGGAAGCCCTTGACTGTCATGGGTCATGACCTGTTGCAAAATCACTGCCATTGCCTGTTGATGCGTTGTGATGTCATCATCCTGCAGCAAATGTCTAACGACTGCCGGTTCTGCATATGGAATCGGATAAAAAAAACAGTCACCCAACTGTAACGGCTGCACCGCCGCGCAAAGAGGGCCATAGATATGCAGCCCGCTACGGGCCATCTGCTGCGAACCAAATCCTAAGCGTTCATGACTGTCATGATTTCCGGCAATCAACACAACCGGAATACCATGATCGGTAATCATTCGATCTAAAAAATGGCTGAGCAGCTCAACCGCACTGGCCGGAGGAATGGCGCGATCATAGATATCACCAGCGATGATAAGCGCATCAACCGCTTGAGAGATGGCAAGTTCCATAATCTGCTCAAGCATATGTGCCTGTTCATCAAGCAGCGGCTCATTGTGTAGTTGCCGCCCTAAATGCCAGTCGGAAGTATGGATGAATTTCATCGACAGTCCTTGTTAGCTGTAATCCCGTACGACTCAAAATAACCCGAGATGATATTGTTCCGTCAGCAACTTGATACTCATCGCCAGCGACATCGTCACCACTAATGGGCGAATGATTTTAGTGCCCTTGGTCACCACCAAACGTGAGCCCAAAGTCGCGCCTAACGCCTGCCCTGCCAGCATCACCAGACCGAGCAGCCACACCACCTTTCCACCCAAAGCAAAAAACAGCAGCGACGATATATTGGTGGCGAAATTCAACACCTTAGCGTGAGCCGTCGCTTTAGCGAGCCCAAATCCAGCCAAGGTAACAAATCCGAGGGCAAAAAAACTGCCGGTACCGGGCCCGAAGAAACCATCATAAACACCAATGCCTAAGGCCACAGTAAATGCAAATGCGGTGGGGTTTAAAACTCGGGCGCGATCACCGTCCGTAATTTTTTTTGAAAATAAAAAATAACAGCCAATAGCAAGAATAAGAAAAGGCAAAATCATCTTCAAGACACTGGCATCCACCATCTGCACCAGCGTAGTTCCTGATGCCGCCCCCACTAACGCACAGGCAATCGCTAACTTCATTTCATTTACATTAACCATGCCTTTTCGCACAAAATAGACACTGGCAAAAAAGCTACCCCCACAGGCCTGAAGTTTATTGGTGGCCAAGGCCGCAGCGGGCGGTAAGCCTACCCACATAAGCGCCGGAATGGTTAATAGGCCACCGCCGCCGGCAATCGAGTCAATAAAACCAGCGACCAGCGCCACCGAAAACAAAATTAAAGCGAGTTGCAGGGTTAATTCAATTTCCATCTTAGGTTGTTATCAGAATATTCGGGCAAGAAGGTTATTAGACGGTGTTTCTAAATAAAAGGCAAAGGGAACGACATAACAAAAAAGCCACCCTTAGGCGGCTTTCCGTACTGATGCTTTGGGCAATTTAGTGATGACAGTGTTCGTCACACTCGTGATCATCATCGTCATCGGCGAATTCGTCGCCGTCCTGATGTTGCATCACGCCCCAACCATCAGTCATACCATCAAATTCTGCCGCAAAGTCATTAAGTTCTGTTTCTTTAGCGACAATGGCATCATAATCCGGCACCATTTCAACAGACACAATAACTTCCCACTTTTCGATCTCATCATTGAAGCTGAGTTCGACATCATCACTGTGACCGGCCGCAATCAAATCTTCAAGCGCTGACTCGGCATCACGTTGTTCTTCAAACACCAGAAAAAAATCAATCGCCATAGACTGCGACAGATCCATGCCGGAATCACTCATTGCCTGCAACATCTGGCCATTATCATCATCAGGGAATTGCATGTTTATCCTCTCTCAGGCAGCAGCTACAACTTGAACTTGCTTACCTTTGTACGACACTAGATCGCCCGCCAGCAGTTTTTTGCGTTTTCGGGTTTCTACTTCGCCATTGACTGTGACCATACCTTCAGCAATGACATGTTTTGCTTCTGCGCCATCGGCACATAAGCCTTCCACTTTGAGAAGCTTAAAAAGTTCGATAAACTCTTCGTCAGCTCTTAGGGAAAATTCTGGGATTTGTGACACTCTGTTTGGCCTTATCAGAAAAACTGTCGGCAATTATATCAAGGCAAGCTATAACGCGTCATTACGATTGCATGAAACTGCTATATTCTTCTGCCAATAGTCCGTAATAACGCTCATCTAGCCATTCACCCAAAATTTTATGGTTGTGGCGTAGTAGTCCTTCTTGTGTAAAGCCGCACTTTTCCAGAACGCTGGTGGATGCGAGATTTTCTGACACACAACGCGCCTCAACCTTATGGATATCTCGTTCGTGCCTGGCCCAGCGCTAATAATTTGAGCACTGCTGTTGTATAACCGTTGCCCTGCTGACCGCTTGCCATCAGGTAGCCCTCTTCCCATTGACCAAGGGCTTCATCAGTCAAACAAATTCCCATGAACCCGATAAAATCACCCGCGACAGACTCCACTACCAATGACATCCATTCGCCACACCGCGCTTGCATGCCTTTGCTGCGCTGCTGAAATTTATCCAGAAGGACCTCTGCTGTATCAACTTCACGGATGTATCGATTCAGGTGTGGATCCTGATTGATCTTTAAAAAGACTGGCCAATCTTGCGCTGCATCAAACGCAAACGAATACGTTCGTTTGTCACAATGGGATCTGAGGACACTGGAATCTCCTGCTTAATCCTTTGGGTTATTTGCCGCTATCACAGCTTACATCAAAAGCGCCACTAGATGGCGGCGCTAACAAGATTAAGCCTTCTGTTGCGTTGCTATCCAATGATTGATTTTATCCTCCATCACTGCCAGCGGTAATGAGCCTGATGTCAGCATCTGATCATGAAATGCTTTCAGATCAAATTTATCGCCAAGCGCGACTTCAGCCTTGTGTCTCAATTCGAGTATTTTCAATTGCCCGACTTTATAAGATAACGCCTGTCCAGGAATTGCCATGTAGCGTTCAACCTCAGCAATGATGTCACTTTCCGCCATGGGTGAATTATCTTTCATATACTGAATGGCTTGCTCACGGGTCCAACCTTTGGCATGCATGCCGGTATCAACAACTAAACGCATTGCACGCAGCATTTCATCGGATAACTTACCGAAATACTGATAAGGATCACTAAACACACCCATCTCGATTCCCAGATACTCCGAGTATAGTGCCCAGCCCTCTTCAAACGCTGTATAACTGCCAAAACGCTGAAACTCTGGCACACCCGTCAGTTCTTGTTTGATCGATATCTGAAAGTGATGACCCGGCGATGCTTCATGTAACGACAAGGTCGTCATTCCCCACTTAGGCTGAGCCTTGAGGTTATAGGTATTGATGTAAAAAATCCCAGGTCGACTACCATCCACCGCTGGGGCTTCATAGGATGCACCGGCGGCAGATTGCTGCCGGAAAGCTTCTACAGGCTTTATCACATAGTCAGCTTTAGGCATTACATGAAAGTACTTAGGTAATACCGCATTGATACGCTGTTTAACGGCAGCATAGCCGTTAATCAATTCATCTGGCGTATTAAAAAAGTATTGAGGTTCTGATGAGAGTGAAGCGAAAAATGCTTTGAGATCACCTTGGAAGCCCACTTGTTGGCGCACTTTATCCATTTCCTGACGGATACGTGCCACTTCCTGTAAACCAATCTGATGAATTTGCTCGACCGGCATAGTTGTGGTGGTATGGTAATTAGCTAAATACTGGTACCAAGCCTTCCCATTTGGTAAATTCCAAAAGCCGGAAGAGTTACGAGCTGCTGGCAGGTAAGTATTATTAAAGTAATCACGCAAAGATTTAAAAGCAGGTAACAGTTCATCAGCGATCATACTGCGGTACTCTGCAGTAATTTTTGTTCGGTCTGCGTCTGAAAAAGTATCGGGGAACTGTTTTATTGGTGCGAAAAAGATACTGTCTTCAGGGGCATTGACGAGTTGGGCATCGAGTTGCGGGATAATCCGTTCAACCAAGACTTTTGGCAGTACCACCTTCGCGAACATGCCTTCATTCATCCGTTGCTGCGCTAAGGCCATCCATGTCACAAATCCTTTGACTCGCGAATGCCAGTTTTCATAATCGGTCACTGTCTTAAACGGCTGTGCGCTCTCCCCGCTGCCGAGCTGCACCATCGTGATAACAGTGCTGTAAAACTGACTAATGGGCATTAACCTCCCCGGAAAA
This portion of the Shewanella yunxiaonensis genome encodes:
- a CDS encoding RNA-binding S4 domain-containing protein — protein: MSQIPEFSLRADEEFIELFKLLKVEGLCADGAEAKHVIAEGMVTVNGEVETRKRKKLLAGDLVSYKGKQVQVVAAA
- a CDS encoding exonuclease SbcCD subunit D; translation: MKFIHTSDWHLGRQLHNEPLLDEQAHMLEQIMELAISQAVDALIIAGDIYDRAIPPASAVELLSHFLDRMITDHGIPVVLIAGNHDSHERLGFGSQQMARSGLHIYGPLCAAVQPLQLGDCFFYPIPYAEPAVVRHLLQDDDITTHQQAMAVILQQVMTHDSQGLPKVVVAHCFLDGGSESESERPLSIGGADRIDPTLFQPFDYVALGHLHGPQYRGEAHIRYSGSPLKYSFSEAKQKKSVTLVELEAGRPPIIQQLPITPRKDVRVIEGFLEDLLLAAKSDPTPEDYLMVRLSDTQALLDPMGRLRSRYPNVLHLERTGLMSRQQGEESGRERIKKGELEMFSDFFGQVAGAPMTEAQQQMMTSLIDELHKGELQ
- a CDS encoding ribonuclease E inhibitor RraB, with the translated sequence MQFPDDDNGQMLQAMSDSGMDLSQSMAIDFFLVFEEQRDAESALEDLIAAGHSDDVELSFNDEIEKWEVIVSVEMVPDYDAIVAKETELNDFAAEFDGMTDGWGVMQHQDGDEFADDDDDHECDEHCHH
- a CDS encoding GNAT family N-acetyltransferase; this encodes MSENLASTSVLEKCGFTQEGLLRHNHKILGEWLDERYYGLLAEEYSSFMQS
- a CDS encoding TSUP family transporter — encoded protein: MEIELTLQLALILFSVALVAGFIDSIAGGGGLLTIPALMWVGLPPAAALATNKLQACGGSFFASVYFVRKGMVNVNEMKLAIACALVGAASGTTLVQMVDASVLKMILPFLILAIGCYFLFSKKITDGDRARVLNPTAFAFTVALGIGVYDGFFGPGTGSFFALGFVTLAGFGLAKATAHAKVLNFATNISSLLFFALGGKVVWLLGLVMLAGQALGATLGSRLVVTKGTKIIRPLVVTMSLAMSIKLLTEQYHLGLF
- a CDS encoding DUF885 domain-containing protein, giving the protein MNKGLVLSTVIAVALGLTACNQKAETANTAKTDVAAEPNVHVVEQQYLKVVDDYFKDYLKLEPLYATFFGVNDYNADFGGDLTDTYLQASHQLNSDYLAKVQLIDRKQLSPQLQLSYDMFVYDRKIALQGEAFPGRLMPISQFYSTVITMVQLGSGESAQPFKTVTDYENWHSRVKGFVTWMALAQQRMNEGMFAKVVLPKVLVERIIPQLDAQLVNAPEDSIFFAPIKQFPDTFSDADRTKITAEYRSMIADELLPAFKSLRDYFNNTYLPAARNSSGFWNLPNGKAWYQYLANYHTTTTMPVEQIHQIGLQEVARIRQEMDKVRQQVGFQGDLKAFFASLSSEPQYFFNTPDELINGYAAVKQRINAVLPKYFHVMPKADYVIKPVEAFRQQSAAGASYEAPAVDGSRPGIFYINTYNLKAQPKWGMTTLSLHEASPGHHFQISIKQELTGVPEFQRFGSYTAFEEGWALYSEYLGIEMGVFSDPYQYFGKLSDEMLRAMRLVVDTGMHAKGWTREQAIQYMKDNSPMAESDIIAEVERYMAIPGQALSYKVGQLKILELRHKAEVALGDKFDLKAFHDQMLTSGSLPLAVMEDKINHWIATQQKA